From Erythrobacter sp. YJ-T3-07:
CGTCGATTTTAGGCTTAACGCCTGTTCAGGTTCGATCACGCATTTCTGCGGTTTTTCGCTCAGGCTTCGCCCGCAGCGTCGATCATCGCCGCTTCCAGCGCGTCTTCGGGCGATTTGTTGCCCCACAGCACGAACTGGAACGCCGGATAGAAGCGGTCGCATTCATCGACCGCGTTTTCGATCAGCGCCTGCGCCTGACTGATCGACAGCATGCCGTCGTCCGCCAGCAGCGCGCCGTGGCGATAGACCAGCACGCGGCCCTGGCTCCAGATGTCGAAATGGCCGAGCCAGACCTGCTCGTTGACCAGGCTGAGCAGTTCGTAGGTGGGCATCAGCTGTTCCTTGCTGACCCGGATATCGGGCAGGCAGATCAGTTGCAGCACGCCGTCCTGAGGCCGCAGCACCGCGCGCAGCTGATACTTGACCCAGGCACCCTGAATTTCGCCGCCCAGCTCTTCCTGCGCATAGGTGTCGAGCGGCCACCCGCGCGCGTCGAACAGCGCGGCGAGCACATCCATCGGCGCGCCATATTCGCTGCCGATATTGTCGTTCAAAGCGGTTTCCATTGGCGATCCCTATACCCGTCTGTCTTTGTCACCTCCTCTTGGGCGAAGCACGGGGGCGCACGCAAACCCGCCGGGCAAGCCAGCGGTGCAAAAGCATTAACCCTGTTCACGCCTTGTGGGAAAAGCA
This genomic window contains:
- a CDS encoding YbjN domain-containing protein; translation: METALNDNIGSEYGAPMDVLAALFDARGWPLDTYAQEELGGEIQGAWVKYQLRAVLRPQDGVLQLICLPDIRVSKEQLMPTYELLSLVNEQVWLGHFDIWSQGRVLVYRHGALLADDGMLSISQAQALIENAVDECDRFYPAFQFVLWGNKSPEDALEAAMIDAAGEA